In Cervus elaphus chromosome 31, mCerEla1.1, whole genome shotgun sequence, one DNA window encodes the following:
- the SLC5A3 gene encoding sodium/myo-inositol cotransporter yields MRAVLETADIAIVALYFILVMCIGFFAMWKSNRSTVSGYFLAGRSMTWVAIGASLFVSNIGSEHFIGLAGSGAASGFAVGAWEFNALLLLQLLGWVFIPIYIRSGVYTMPEYLSKRFGGHRIQVYFAALSLILYIFTKLSVDLYSGALFIQESLGWNLYVSVILLIGMTALLTVTGGLVAVIYTDTLQALLMIVGALTLMVISMMEIGGFEEVKRRYMLASPNVTSILLTYNLSNTNSCNVHPKKDALKMLRNPTDEDVPWPGFILGQTPASVWYWCADQVIVQRVLAAKNIAHAKGSTLMAGFLKLLPMFIIVVPGMISRILFADDIACINPEHCMQVCGSRAGCSNIAYPRLVMKLVPVGLRGLMMAVMIAALMSDLDSIFNSASTIFTLDVYKLIRKSASSRELMIVGRIFVAFMVVISIAWVPIIVEMQGGQMYLYIQEVADYLTPPVAALFLLAIFWKRCNEQGAFYGGMAGFILGAVRLTLAFAYRAPECDQPDNRPGFIKDIHYMYVATALFWITGLITVIVSLLTPPPTKEQIRTTTFWSKKSLVVKESCSPKDEPYKMQEKSILRCSENNEAINHVIPNGKSEDSIKGLQPEDVNLLVTCREEGNPVASLGHSEAETPVDAYSNGQAALMGEKERKKEVEDGSRYWKFIDWFCGFKSKSLSKRSLRDLMEEEAVCLQMLEEPPQVKVILNIGLFAVCSLGIFMFVYFSL; encoded by the coding sequence ATGAGGGCTGTACTGGAGACAGCAGACATTGCCATAGTGGCCCTGTATTTTATCCTGGTCATGTGCATTGGTTTTTTTGCCATGTGGAAATCTAATAGAAGCACCGTGAGTGGATACTTCTTGGCGGGGCGCTCTATGACCTGGGTAGCAATTGGTGCCTCTCTGTTTGTGAGCAATATTGGGAGTGAGCACTTCATTGGGCTGGCAGGATCTGGAGCGGCAAGTGGATTTGCAGTGGGCGCATGGGAGTTCAATGCCTTGCTGCTTTTGCAACTTCTGGGATGGGTTTTCATCCCGATTTACATCCGGTCGGGGGTATACACCATGCCAGAATACTTGTCCAAGCGATTTGGTGGCCATAGGATTCAGGTCTATTTCGCAGCGTTGTCTCTGATTCTCTATATCTTCACCAAGCTCTCAGTGGATCTGTATTCGGGTGCCCTCTTTATCCAGGAGTCTTTGGGTTGGAACCTCTATGTGTCTGTCATCCTGCTCATTGGCATGACTGCTTTGCTGACTGTCACCGGAGGCCTTGTCGCAGTGATCTACACAGACACCTTGCAGGCTCTGCTCATGATCGTTGGGGCACTCACACTTATGGTGATTAGCATGATGGAGATTGGCGGGTTTGAGGAAGTTAAGAGAAGGTACATGTTGGCCTCACCCAATGTCACTTCCATCCTGCTGACATACAACCTTTCCAACACAAATTCTTGTAATGTCCACCCCAAGAAAGATGCACTGAAAATGTTGCGGAACCCAACAGATGAAGACGTTCCTTGGCCTGGATTCATCCTTGGTCAGACCCCGGCTTCGGTCTGGTACTGGTGTGCCGACCAGGTCATTGTGCAGAGGGTCCTAGCAGCCAAAAACATTGCTCATGCCAAAGGCTCCACCCTGATGGCTGGCTTCCTGAAACTTCTGCCGATGTTTATCATAGTGGTCCCCGGAATGATTTCCCGGATACTGTTTGCTGATGACATAGCTTGCATCAACCCCGAGCACTGCATGCAGGTGTGTGGAAGCAGAGCCGGGTGCTCTAACATTGCCTACCCGCGCCTGGTGATGAAGCTGGTTCCCGTGGGCCTCCGGGGCCTGATGATGGCCGTGATGATTGCTGCTCTGATGAGTGATCTGGACTCCATCTTCAACAGTGCCAGCACCATATTTACCCTCGACGTGTACAAACTCATCCGCAAGAGCGCCAGCTCCCGGGAACTGATGATTGTGGGCAGGATATTTGTGGCCTTCATGGTGGTGATCAGCATCGCATGGGTGCCCATCATCGTGGAGATGCAAGGAGGCCAGATGTACCTTTACATCCAGGAGGTAGCCGACTACCTGACTCCCCCAGTTGCAGCCCTGTTCCTCCTGGCGATTTTCTGGAAGCGCTGCAATGAGCAAGGGGCTTTTTATGGTGGAATGGCGGGCTTTATCCTTGGAGCAGTCCGCTTGACACTGGCCTTTGCCTACCGTGCCCCAGAATGTGACCAACCTGATAACAGGCCAGGCTTCATCAAAGACATCCATTACATGTATGTGGCCACAGCGTTGTTTTGGATCACAGGACTCATTACTGTAATTGTTAGCCTCCTCACACCACCTCCTACGAAGGAACAGATTCGCACCACCACCTTTTGGTctaagaagagcctggtggtcaaGGAGAGCTGCTCCCCAAAAGACGAACCATACAAAATGCAAGAGAAGAGCATTCTGAGGTGCAGCGAGAATAACGAGGCCATCAACCACGTCATCCCCAATGGGAAATCTGAGGACAGCATCAAGGGCCTGCAGCCGGAAGATGTTAATCTCTTGGTGACCTGCAGAGAGGAGGGCAACCCAGTGGCTTCCTTAGGTCATTCGGAGGCAGAGACACCTGTGGATGCGTATTCTAACGGGCAGGCAGCTCTCATgggtgagaaagagagaaagaaggaagtagaGGACGGAAGCCGGTACTGGAAGTTCATCGATTGGTTCTGTGGCTTTAAAAGTAAGAGCCTTAGCAAGAGGAGTCTCAGAGACCTGATGGAGGAGGAGGCTGTTTGTTTACAAATGTTGGAAGAACCTCCACAAGTTAAAGTAATACTCAATATTGGACTTTTTGCTGTGTGTTCACTTGGAAttttcatgtttgtttatttctccttATGA